The Pseudomonas entomophila genome segment GAAACGGCGTTGACGGCGGGGTTCTGCGCCAGGGGGACGAACTGGCCGGTGCGCCCGTCGAAGGCGTCGATGCGGCCGCTCTCGATGTCGTAGATCCAGCCATGCAGGCGCACGCGGCCCTCTTCCAGGGCCAGGCGCACCGAGGGGTGGGTCTGGATATTGGCCAGCTGGGCGATCACGTTCTCGCGCACCATGGCCTCGACCTTGGCCTGCGGGCTGTGATGCTGGCGGGCCTCGTTGACCACCCGGGCGGAGTCGGCGTAGCGCAGCCAGCCAGCCACGGCGGGCATGTGGTCCAGGCACTTGCAGGTGGCGATGGCGGTCATGGCGCCGCAATCGGAGTGGCCGCAGATGACGATGTCGGCCACTTGCAGGGCAGCGACGGCATACTCGACCGAGGCCGATACGCCGCCAGGCTCAGGGCCGTAGGACGGCACGATATTGCCGGCGTTGCGGATGACGAACAGGTCGCCCGGCTCGCGCTGGGT includes the following:
- a CDS encoding carbonic anhydrase, giving the protein MQDIIDGFLKFQRDAFPERVKLFKDLATQQSPRALFISCSDSRLVPELVTQREPGDLFVIRNAGNIVPSYGPEPGGVSASVEYAVAALQVADIVICGHSDCGAMTAIATCKCLDHMPAVAGWLRYADSARVVNEARQHHSPQAKVEAMVRENVIAQLANIQTHPSVRLALEEGRVRLHGWIYDIESGRIDAFDGRTGQFVPLAQNPAVNAVSHPSRHVA